Proteins encoded together in one Aurantiacibacter aquimixticola window:
- a CDS encoding energy transducer TonB: MAALATLSTEERVGIGAAVIAHLALAAALAWHATRDMEPVAPVERVEVSLATEVSLESTAPDPSAEPAASFAPVVTDLPSPPEQNIVSPPVQPRVERPVEPRPDPRPTARSTARPTPAPSPSSRASARPTPAPSPTASRRAGGSRLGSDFLDGSSTADGNRGQPAATFGASERAALNSAVTRQLRPHWSAPSGVDVDLLVTVVSWRLNRDGSLSGSPRCVTQSGINDSNRPQADLHCERARRAVQLAAPFNLPEQFYSRWDDLQWTFDRRL, from the coding sequence ATGGCAGCACTCGCCACTCTCTCCACGGAAGAACGCGTCGGCATCGGCGCCGCGGTGATCGCGCATCTTGCGCTGGCGGCGGCGCTGGCTTGGCACGCGACGCGGGACATGGAGCCCGTCGCCCCTGTGGAGCGCGTCGAGGTAAGCCTCGCCACCGAGGTCAGCCTCGAATCCACTGCGCCCGACCCATCGGCGGAACCGGCTGCCAGTTTCGCGCCGGTGGTGACGGACCTGCCGTCACCGCCCGAGCAAAATATCGTATCGCCGCCCGTGCAGCCGCGTGTCGAGCGCCCCGTAGAACCCCGTCCTGACCCGCGGCCCACGGCCCGTTCAACCGCGCGCCCGACACCAGCGCCATCGCCCAGCAGCCGCGCCAGCGCGCGCCCGACGCCTGCACCTTCGCCGACGGCCAGCCGCCGTGCGGGTGGCAGCAGGCTGGGATCGGACTTCCTCGATGGATCGAGCACGGCTGACGGCAATCGCGGCCAGCCTGCGGCGACCTTCGGCGCGTCCGAGCGTGCTGCCCTCAACAGCGCCGTTACCCGGCAGCTGCGCCCGCATTGGAGCGCGCCCTCCGGCGTCGACGTCGACTTGCTTGTGACGGTCGTGTCGTGGCGGCTCAATCGTGACGGTTCGCTTTCCGGTTCTCCGCGCTGCGTCACACAGAGCGGGATCAACGATTCCAACCGCCCGCAGGCCGATCTGCACTGCGAACGCGCGCGCCGCGCGGTTCAGCTTGCCGCGCCTTTCAACCTGCCGGAACAATTCTACAGTCGCTGGGACGATCTCCAGTGGACTTTCGACCGAAGGCTTTAG
- the tolB gene encoding Tol-Pal system beta propeller repeat protein TolB, giving the protein MKTSLFAIVIAALLPLSAAAQDSDLDPSAAGSGPQATETVFQDGQDEGPLTGTVTDDSAWQDTGIAIASFATNRDVPTPANASGTEALGLELARVVYNDLRFNGLFRPVGPDALPEPSYAQITAPAWNTWRGRSAEMLVHGFVRANDDGRLTVGCYLYDVALQSELVREGWVVAPSDWRRAAHRCADLVYSRLSGESPFFDSRIAYIAETGPKDNRVKRLAIMDSDGANHRFITNGQSTALTPRYSPDYSRIAYLSYVDGNPRIYVYHIDSGRQTLVTESANATFAPRWSPDGRYILYSMAVGGNTDIYRVSAAGGGRPERLTDSPSIEVGGSYSPDGRQIVYESDASGSQQCYVMNADGSGQRRISFFGGRCATPEWSPRGDQIAFTRIAGDFNIAVMTPQGRNMRVLTNAWHDEAPTWAPNGRIIQFFRTERGSGDTALYQVDLTGENERRLRTPVGASDPAWGPVLP; this is encoded by the coding sequence ATGAAAACTTCCCTTTTCGCCATCGTCATCGCCGCGCTGCTGCCGTTATCGGCTGCCGCGCAGGACAGCGATCTCGATCCGAGCGCCGCAGGCTCCGGCCCCCAGGCGACCGAGACCGTATTTCAGGATGGGCAGGACGAAGGTCCGCTGACCGGCACCGTCACCGATGACAGCGCGTGGCAGGACACGGGCATCGCCATCGCGTCCTTCGCCACCAATCGCGACGTGCCGACGCCCGCCAATGCGAGCGGCACCGAGGCGCTCGGGCTGGAGCTGGCGCGTGTCGTTTACAACGATCTGCGCTTCAACGGTCTGTTTCGCCCGGTCGGCCCCGATGCCTTGCCGGAGCCGAGCTACGCCCAGATCACCGCGCCCGCCTGGAACACCTGGCGTGGGCGCAGCGCCGAAATGCTTGTCCACGGCTTCGTGCGCGCCAATGACGATGGCCGACTGACGGTCGGCTGCTATCTCTACGATGTCGCCTTGCAGAGCGAACTGGTGCGCGAAGGCTGGGTGGTCGCGCCGTCCGACTGGCGCCGGGCCGCGCATCGCTGCGCCGATCTCGTCTATTCGCGCCTGTCCGGCGAAAGCCCGTTCTTCGACAGCCGCATCGCCTATATCGCCGAGACCGGGCCGAAGGATAACCGCGTCAAGCGGCTTGCCATCATGGATAGCGACGGGGCGAACCATCGCTTCATCACCAATGGCCAGTCGACCGCGCTGACGCCGCGCTATTCGCCCGATTATTCGCGCATCGCCTATCTCAGCTATGTCGACGGCAATCCGCGCATCTACGTCTATCACATCGACAGCGGCCGCCAGACGCTGGTGACCGAAAGCGCCAATGCGACCTTCGCCCCGCGCTGGAGCCCGGATGGTCGCTACATCCTTTATTCGATGGCGGTTGGCGGCAACACCGACATCTACCGCGTCTCCGCGGCGGGCGGCGGCAGGCCGGAGCGCCTGACCGACAGCCCCAGTATCGAGGTCGGCGGCAGTTATTCGCCCGATGGCCGGCAGATCGTTTATGAAAGCGACGCTTCGGGCTCGCAGCAATGCTATGTGATGAACGCGGACGGTTCCGGCCAGCGGCGCATCAGCTTCTTCGGCGGGCGCTGCGCCACGCCCGAATGGTCTCCGCGCGGAGACCAAATCGCCTTCACCCGCATTGCAGGCGATTTCAACATCGCGGTGATGACTCCGCAGGGCCGCAATATGCGCGTCCTCACCAATGCATGGCATGACGAGGCGCCGACATGGGCACCCAATGGCCGCATCATCCAGTTTTTCCGTACCGAGCGCGGCTCGGGCGACACGGCGCTCTATCAGGTGGACCTCACCGGAGAGAACGAACGTCGCCTGCGCACGCCGGTCGGTGCGTCGGATCCGGCCTGGGGACCGGTCCTGCCATAA
- the pal gene encoding peptidoglycan-associated lipoprotein Pal: MNRFVIALTVSSALALGACKKEPPETTPPPPADTVNTPTTATALPPTGAALPGSQGHFANAMMGADTIYFDTDRYNIDGEDAAALRRQAEYMLQYTDARATVQGHADERGTRDYNLALGERRANSAKNYLVSLGVPEGRLSTISYGEERPQATGSNESAWARNRRSVTVMITR, translated from the coding sequence ATGAATCGCTTCGTGATCGCCCTCACCGTCTCCAGCGCGCTGGCGCTCGGCGCCTGCAAGAAGGAACCGCCCGAGACGACCCCGCCGCCGCCCGCTGACACGGTGAATACGCCGACCACGGCCACTGCGCTGCCTCCGACCGGAGCGGCATTGCCGGGATCGCAGGGCCACTTCGCCAACGCCATGATGGGTGCGGACACGATCTATTTCGACACCGATCGCTACAACATCGATGGCGAGGATGCTGCCGCGCTGCGTCGTCAGGCCGAATACATGCTGCAATATACCGATGCCCGCGCCACCGTGCAGGGCCATGCGGACGAACGCGGCACGCGCGATTACAACCTTGCGCTGGGCGAGCGGCGCGCGAATTCGGCGAAGAACTACCTCGTTAGCCTGGGCGTACCCGAAGGCCGCCTCAGCACGATCAGCTATGGCGAGGAACGCCCGCAGGCGACCGGCTCCAACGAAAGCGCGTGGGCGCGCAATCGCCGCAGCGTGACGGTGATGATTACTCGCTGA
- a CDS encoding J domain-containing protein, whose translation MARSNDWGFPRWRGYEDSREAATVRLCDRHGCDEKGDCPAPKSPNSPDRWYFCQRHAAEYNKGWDYFQGLDKEEAAKRAKSEQAESAGYAEAQHYGWSGSGDGSRSADEMRALDVLELEADADFQAIKREYRARAKKVHPDVKPGDAEAAEEFQKLQLSYEVLKAAEERREWKG comes from the coding sequence ATGGCTCGTTCCAACGATTGGGGCTTCCCGCGCTGGCGTGGGTATGAGGACAGCCGCGAGGCGGCGACCGTGCGCCTGTGCGATCGGCATGGCTGTGACGAGAAGGGCGATTGCCCCGCCCCCAAAAGTCCGAACAGCCCGGATCGCTGGTATTTCTGCCAGCGGCATGCGGCCGAATATAACAAGGGCTGGGACTATTTTCAGGGCCTCGACAAGGAAGAGGCGGCAAAGCGCGCGAAGAGCGAACAGGCCGAAAGCGCAGGCTATGCAGAAGCGCAGCATTACGGCTGGAGCGGCAGCGGAGACGGCTCTCGCAGCGCCGACGAAATGCGCGCGCTCGATGTGCTGGAGCTCGAAGCGGACGCCGATTTCCAGGCGATCAAGCGCGAATATCGCGCGCGGGCGAAGAAGGTGCATCCCGACGTGAAGCCCGGCGATGCCGAGGCGGCGGAAGAATTTCAGAAGCTGCAGCTATCCTACGAAGTGCTGAAGGCCGCCGAGGAACGGCGCGAATGGAAGGGCTGA
- a CDS encoding sensor histidine kinase yields the protein MAAVYTNTIQGQAEARLSVPAQAGIVVGVALGFGLLASFGIAFTREAGRIAAVWLPNALLLVALLRAPKTLLPWLLVAAFGANIAANLHAGDVPSVALGLSLANQIEILSVLALLHRLKCLPLDFEDHRHILTFALVAVAGAAISGLAAIAVLQPGTWELTLAKWWKWTRSDALGLLLFVPACAILLDGWNRRHDLTRRKFAEALGIIAIGTSISVYTFWQTSYPFLFLDAPVVILYALRLGPVGNAIAIVNLAVVATVATSVGRGPINLMDAPLGEKIMVLQVFLVASFAVGLPIAALLRQRLRLMEAKARFLAQMSHEIRTPMNGVIGFADLLAQTPLTEAQRKYVDRISESGEAMTALLSDILDFARLEAGELRLHKGRVDLHGLADTAVENFRVTADEKGIALTCRIAENVPRWIEADPLRLRQIFLNLVGNAVKFTDRGKVCLYLSREDDQLSIEVVDSGIGIPEADLPRIFSQFEQVEGGTNRRFGGSGLGLAIVAELARAMGGRVSVSSHEGEGSHFSVRVPLTASTQSRDQVRVEDQPSRATRHHAQSADRPGADKVRTPDLAKLR from the coding sequence GTGGCGGCTGTTTATACGAATACGATACAGGGTCAGGCAGAGGCGCGGCTGTCTGTCCCGGCGCAAGCCGGCATCGTTGTCGGCGTCGCGCTCGGCTTCGGTCTCCTCGCCAGTTTCGGCATTGCCTTTACCCGCGAAGCTGGGCGCATCGCAGCTGTCTGGCTGCCCAATGCCCTGTTGCTGGTCGCTCTCCTGCGCGCTCCGAAAACGCTGCTGCCGTGGCTGCTCGTCGCGGCATTCGGCGCAAATATCGCGGCCAATCTGCATGCGGGCGATGTGCCGTCGGTCGCGCTCGGCCTCTCGCTCGCCAACCAGATCGAAATCCTCAGCGTCCTCGCTCTGCTGCATCGGCTCAAATGCCTGCCGCTCGATTTCGAGGATCATCGCCATATCCTGACCTTCGCGCTCGTTGCCGTGGCAGGCGCCGCGATTTCGGGCTTGGCCGCTATTGCTGTTCTCCAGCCCGGCACTTGGGAACTGACGCTGGCCAAATGGTGGAAATGGACACGCTCGGATGCGCTCGGCCTACTGCTCTTCGTCCCGGCCTGCGCCATCCTCCTCGATGGGTGGAACCGGCGACACGATCTCACCCGCCGCAAATTTGCAGAGGCGCTCGGCATCATTGCCATCGGCACGTCGATCAGCGTCTACACCTTCTGGCAGACCAGCTATCCCTTCCTCTTCCTCGATGCGCCGGTGGTGATCCTCTACGCGCTGCGCCTCGGCCCGGTCGGCAATGCCATCGCCATCGTCAACCTGGCCGTCGTGGCAACCGTCGCCACCAGCGTCGGGCGAGGGCCGATCAACCTGATGGATGCGCCGCTAGGCGAGAAGATCATGGTTCTGCAGGTATTCCTTGTCGCCAGTTTCGCCGTCGGACTGCCCATCGCCGCCCTGTTGCGCCAGCGCCTGCGACTGATGGAGGCCAAGGCGCGTTTTCTGGCCCAGATGAGCCACGAAATCCGCACGCCGATGAATGGGGTGATCGGCTTCGCGGACCTGCTCGCGCAGACGCCCCTTACCGAAGCGCAGCGCAAATATGTCGACCGGATCAGCGAAAGCGGCGAAGCGATGACGGCGCTGCTGAGCGATATTCTGGACTTCGCCCGGCTCGAAGCGGGGGAATTGCGATTACACAAGGGCAGGGTTGACCTTCACGGACTGGCCGACACCGCCGTCGAGAATTTCCGAGTCACGGCAGACGAAAAGGGCATCGCGCTGACCTGCCGGATCGCGGAGAATGTGCCGCGCTGGATCGAGGCGGACCCGCTGCGGCTGCGTCAGATCTTCCTCAACCTTGTCGGCAATGCGGTAAAGTTCACCGATCGCGGCAAGGTTTGCCTGTACCTCTCACGCGAAGACGATCAGCTAAGCATCGAGGTGGTCGACAGCGGCATCGGCATTCCCGAGGCGGATCTGCCGCGCATCTTCAGCCAGTTCGAGCAGGTCGAAGGCGGGACGAACCGGCGGTTCGGCGGTTCCGGTCTTGGCCTGGCGATCGTTGCAGAATTGGCGCGGGCGATGGGCGGACGGGTCAGCGTGTCCTCGCATGAGGGTGAAGGGTCGCATTTCAGCGTGCGGGTGCCTCTCACGGCTTCGACGCAAAGCCGGGATCAGGTTCGGGTGGAAGATCAACCGTCCCGCGCGACCCGGCATCATGCGCAATCGGCGGACCGGCCGGGTGCGGATAAGGTCCGCACGCCCGACCTCGCCAAGCTACGCTAA
- a CDS encoding cystathionine gamma-synthase family protein, whose translation MADHDNDPLNAVDTPTPRRKPKPEVTTINGRELKPATLMMGHGFDPALSEGSLKAPIFLTSTFAFENAAAGKRHFEGITGKRAGGAEGLVYSRFNGPNQEILEDRLAIWDGAEDALCFSSGMTAIAVLILAACNAGDVIVHSGPLYAASEGFVAKVMAKYGVTYIAFPAGATREELDEVMKQAKAKAEEQGGEVPLIYLESPGNPTNALVDIEAVKEARDAHFDPDRCPIAIDNTFLGPLWQRPLDHGADLVVYSLTKYVGGHSDLVAGSVSGGKKWVDAIRALRNTMGGIADPHTAWMLLRSLETVELRMQRAGENAAQVCEFLKAHPKVEGLGYLGMIEDARQKDIYDRHCLGAGSTFSVFIKGGEAECFRFLDALKVAKLAVSLGGTETLASHPASMTHLSVAEGRRTELRITDNLVRISIGIEDADDLIADFEQALEAV comes from the coding sequence ATGGCCGACCACGACAACGATCCGCTCAACGCCGTCGACACGCCCACCCCGCGTCGCAAGCCCAAGCCCGAAGTCACCACCATCAATGGCCGCGAATTGAAGCCCGCGACGCTGATGATGGGGCATGGCTTCGATCCGGCGCTTTCCGAAGGCTCGCTGAAGGCTCCGATCTTCCTTACCAGCACATTTGCGTTCGAGAATGCGGCGGCGGGCAAGCGCCACTTCGAAGGCATCACCGGCAAGCGCGCCGGCGGGGCGGAAGGCCTCGTCTATTCGCGCTTCAACGGGCCGAACCAGGAAATTCTGGAAGACAGGCTGGCGATCTGGGACGGCGCGGAGGATGCGCTGTGCTTCTCTTCCGGCATGACTGCCATCGCCGTGCTGATCCTGGCCGCGTGCAATGCGGGCGATGTTATCGTGCATTCCGGCCCGCTCTATGCCGCGTCCGAAGGCTTCGTCGCCAAGGTGATGGCGAAATACGGCGTCACCTATATCGCTTTCCCTGCCGGTGCGACGCGCGAGGAGCTCGACGAGGTGATGAAACAGGCCAAGGCGAAAGCCGAGGAACAGGGCGGCGAAGTGCCGCTGATCTATCTCGAGAGTCCCGGCAATCCGACCAACGCGCTGGTCGATATCGAGGCCGTGAAGGAAGCGCGCGACGCGCATTTCGATCCGGACCGCTGCCCCATCGCTATCGACAACACCTTTCTCGGCCCGCTCTGGCAGCGCCCGTTGGACCATGGCGCAGATCTCGTCGTCTATTCGCTCACGAAATATGTCGGCGGGCATTCGGACCTCGTCGCCGGCAGCGTTTCGGGCGGCAAGAAGTGGGTCGATGCGATCCGCGCGCTTCGCAACACGATGGGCGGCATCGCCGATCCGCACACTGCTTGGATGCTCCTGCGCTCGCTGGAGACGGTGGAACTGCGCATGCAGCGCGCGGGAGAGAATGCGGCGCAGGTCTGCGAATTCCTCAAGGCGCATCCCAAGGTCGAAGGGCTAGGCTATCTCGGCATGATCGAGGATGCGCGGCAGAAGGATATCTACGATCGCCATTGCCTCGGTGCCGGATCGACGTTCTCGGTCTTCATCAAGGGCGGAGAGGCGGAGTGCTTCCGCTTCCTCGATGCGCTGAAAGTTGCGAAGCTCGCCGTAAGCCTGGGCGGGACGGAAACGCTCGCCAGCCATCCGGCCAGCATGACCCATCTCTCCGTCGCCGAGGGACGCCGTACCGAACTGAGGATAACCGACAATCTCGTGCGCATTTCCATCGGTATCGAAGATGCGGACGACCTGATCGCCGATTTCGAACAGGCGCTCGAAGCGGTCTAA